The Larimichthys crocea isolate SSNF chromosome XII, L_crocea_2.0, whole genome shotgun sequence region gtaCAACTCTGATTTAGTCAATGAACCATCATAAATTGCGCTTCCACATAAATGACAGTTAGGTATCTACAAAAAAAATTGACTGAAGTACTGATCATGTTATTGGTGCATTCATAGTTCTAAACATAAAGATACAAGTTGACAGTCAAAGAACAATCAGCTccaatgttgtgttcatgtatttcaatcaaaatgaacaaaattggtttgaaaaaagttaaatacaaaCTTGGCTGTTGTTGTCAGTTATACCCGAGAtactctgctgtgaagtcgCCGCAACCTCTCTAGTTACAACACAGACAGCacgtaataataatattaacagttaattcattcatataaaactgctgaataaaacaaagttaaaataaagtcttttctaacattaatgaaacaaaactaTTTAACAATAATGTAATTCTGAATCAAAGAATAACACTTACATAAATACGGTCGTCCCATGTACAACCTAAAAAGAAAGCATTAACAGCAGTGAATATTTcaatttgtatatttatttttgcaatcTTATTGCATGACTACACCCcctgtctgttttgttcttaAAGGTTAAGACTGGTGTTATTCGATAGTTTTACTACTGTCAACAAATTCTGCAACAAGATTTCTCCATGCTGACTATGTCTATTTCACTTCACATCATAAACCTTGCTTTGTGTGATTGTGGGGCAACTGGACCTAGTGTGGTGAAACAATGTGAGAGTCAGGTGGCTGAAATGGTGCAAACTGGGGACATGAAAGGCGGGAGGGCCAGCAATGGGAGGAATTGAGAAGCTAGCTGGAGTAGTAGATATGGATAGTCTGGCTTTACGTCTGTTTCTATGAAGAACAATGTTCCTGTCATCGAGAGCACACTGCTAGAGAGCGACTGTCCAGGTGGACATGTTTGAGGTTGGATGGTGTCTGAAAGAGTGATGTGATGGTCTTTAATGAAAGGGCAGACTTTGGCCTCTCTCTGGATGCAGGGATAAAGGTGAGATTCTGTTGGTGCTGTTGGATCTGAAGTAGTGGAATGAGTAGCAGGTTGCTAAACCAAAGTTATAACAAAATGATTTGTCACTGCTGACAGTGAATCAGATCCTGGAGTTGTAACATTCTCATATGTTAGCTCACAATAAAAAGGCTCAAACTAAAACCATTGTGgtgaatttaaatgtaaacagcTTACTGATATACTTACAATAACTTAAAGTTATTCTTCCTTGAGTGCACCGAGCAATACTGGTGTGATAATGATAACCAATACATGGAAATTGCTTAGTCTCGCCTTCCGGAATATACTCAACTGCAGACAGTTTAACATAACTCCGTACATATCGACCAGGATTCAGGGTACAGAATGCCTCTGCAAAAAATGAacagtcaaaaaacaaacatcagtattattaattatttggGCAACATCTCTGATAGACCTTTGGGATGATAAATGGTGATATTGACTTGTTTATACCTTTGCAGACAGGTAGTTCTGACCAGCTACCATCACTGTGACACATCACAGTTTCTGGACCATCGTGTTTGTAATAGTTATTACACtgatatttcaaaatatattcacTTTCTTTGACAGCAACACTGTTTGGAACGACTGGGTATGCTCCACAGTTATTgactgaaacaaataaacaaacaaaaaggttaTTTGTGACACCACATGACGTCACCATCTTCTTTTCACCTGCCAGCGATGAGCTTCACATGGAGGATGTAACTCACAGAAAATATACACTGTCCTTACCACATCCCACCCTCTCCCATACAGTCAGTGTCATTAGTGCACTGATAAAGACATCATCCCTCAACGGCTTCCCACCAACAAACATTGCTCATTATATTTGTTGGTGTGGACTTTCAAGCCAGAGGTACCACTGCTGATGCTTTGACCCAAGTTGTTCCCACCACTCAGTGAGAAACTGATACAGATTCCTTTTGAAAGACCAGTGAGTATAAATTCAGCTTCTTTAGTACATTGGCTGGTCAGCAGTTGAAGAAATATTTGAGGTTATTTCAACAAAATACATAAACCATGTTTAATACATGATACATGATGTAAAAGCAGCAGTGAATCTGAATGATTTACCTGTTGTCATAAGAGGTGTACTGTCTCTCCCATTCAAGAAAGAGCTGGTAGACGATCCTGAAGACATATAGTACATAAACTTATGTATACAGAACAGATCGCTTTCAGATGATCATTggtttctttcattgttttttatccTCTGTCATACCATGTCTAGAAATTTccccactcttttttttttcagtaactcacctccacctgtagaTGGTGTCCCACTGTCAGATGTACCTCTAGTACTTGGTCTGGTTTCTCTGtctgacaggaagagaggaaactCATTAGATATACATAGAGTTCATATTCTATAGAGGGACTGGACTGGAGAGATAAATGGATACTCATTTGTGTGTCTCCCACCTGTTCCTTCCACTGTGGATCCAGTACCTGCTTCTGTCTCCCTGCCTAAGAGAACAGATAAAGATAGAGAGCAGATGACGGTTTATATAAGGAACAGACAAAAGTTCATATagagagaaaacagataaatatatatatatacacagaacaGAGATGTATTGTAACAgagatatatacatacagtCATGGTTTCTAAGCTATGGTTGGGCAATTGCTGATCAGGGGGGTTCAGTGATTAGATAACTGTCTCTCTAACAATCaatcaaaagtattttttattatatatcttAGCACATTGTCCACTTACTGCACGTTGGGCCTTCAGTCCAGACTCCAGATATGCATAAgattgattttttgttttctgctcccTCTACAGTATACCCATCTTCACATTCATATTGCACTTCTGAATCTACAGCAAACACCTCCTgataatgatgaatgatgacaGCATGGGGAAATTGAGGGGGCTCACCACATGCAAAGATACTCTCTGTAAAAATAAGCACATTTGTTATGTAAAGCTGCTCAGGTAGTAATTGGTTGGCTTACTTGTTGAGCTAGTGAGAATTCACATCCAAGACTTACACTGCAAACACTGTTAACAGTTTTACAGCTTACTGATATTGAACATCTGACAGACTTACTCTCACAGACTGGCACAGAGGACCATGTTCCATTTGTACATATGGCTGTAGCATCATTGTTCTTGGGTTCATATCCTGTGTCACATGTTATCCTTATTTTGTATCCTTCCTCATACCAACCATCTTGGTTTTTAGTGTAATTTGCATTGGGGATAGTTGGAGCAAAGCAGGCTTTTTCGTctgggagaaaaaacaaaacaaaataacaaaaggtaacaaacattttcagcattCAAACAAGCCAGTGGATATATTATGAAACACTTACCTATACATTGTGGCTTGTGGGACCAGTTGCCATTTTGACATGTAATTTTTGCCCACCAATTCTCTATTACTGGTTTATGTTTGTTATCACAGGCATACGTGAGCATAGATTCATGAGCATACATATGTTGTTCAGGGACAAAATAACCATTATCCAGTCGGGGGGCATGACAAGGCTGAGCTGCACTTTGCGCTGAAACAATGATAAGAAAGACAGCAGTAAGAGAACACTATActgaaatgcttttaaaaaaacattaaaagcataGGCGATAGAATTTAACGTTCTCACCGTGTAGTGCTCCTGCAAACCAAACGAGAAGAACAAATCCAAGATATCTCAGGTACATTTTGTCAGGAATTAAAATCAGAGCAGAGTGGAGAGCGCAGGTCATAACAAAACCCGTTAATGATTGTTGTGGGCATTTCCCCCCGAAGTTAAGAGATGTGGAGTGACACACTCTCACTGTGACATTATGCTGTTGCTCTGAAGTCAACACCctgacaaacacatacattacaaatacacacagagggagCAAGACTCAGAAAAGTGAGATATACAGTAGAACATTTTGAccatttctaataataaattaGATCAACACCGCCTATTGGTCATTTTTATGCCTTATAGCATGACGTATTCTAAAACTATGAGCAAATTGTGTGACAGAAAGTCATAGTTAAGACATAGTAGTATTTATGAGATAGTACCTCATAAACAGTACTTATGGTAGTCATGAATTAGGATCTTACAATTATGATATTTCCATATTGTAATATTAGATTACAAGCTAAATAAACTAGGTAGCATAGTTAACACATACACGTTGATCTGATTACCAAGTCAGCCTCATGACAGTTGCCTTCATGATCTGATACTGTCCGTTTGATGCCCTAAGGCTTTAGTTTAAACtctaatttgatttatttcatgtatgtgGCATTCCAGCAAATGTTGCAGCATtctgaagtgtttgtttaatgtttgttaacACAGATTAACACAGACAACAGTCATCCATTTGTTTAGAGTCCAGATTTCATAATGATTTCCCGGTCTGCTGTGATCAGAGGTCAGCATTATGAAACACCAAACACAGTCAGGCCAAAGATCAGACTGctgttaaaagaaagaaaagtctgataaaaaaaattgtgattaTAAAACGAAAACAGAACAGGAGCCACtgtttatatcatatatttacATGATCTATATTGATGATTATGATGTGATTATGCACAGTGGTTACAGTGGTTACAGTCGCCCTTTAGCAAGAAAGAGTGTTTGTAGaaattggatggatggatgatgcgATCATATGGTTTGTCTTTGAGACTTCGTCAGTTTTTGACTGCCATCTTCTGGATCCTAATGTGCTCTGCATTTACCCAGTCATAATCACATATTCCTGAACATTTCAGAGCAGCAGACTGTGTGTAACAACTCTTGAGCCTTTCTGTCACAGAGGAGACATCATGGACATGCAGTAAGATCTGTCCTAAGATTTTATTTCAGCAGTTTCACAAAAGTCACCTCTAAAagcattttcttcatcactgacgcacactttgtgtttgttatgcTGAATGTGAGTGGacccaaaatgcaaacaaaactAGAGACTAAgaacagtttaaacagtttattgaaaactAAAGGGTACGGTGTGGGGATAGGTGGTGGTCTTGTAGTGAGTGGAATCTGGCTCCTATCTGCATTTCCCCCatgccccaggcctgaaaacatCCTCTTCTCGGGGATCCAAAACAAACTCATACAAGCTCACAatccaggcagcctggctaagAAActctgctaacattagctaacagcagctatagttggcagcagtttactttaccgTCCACCAgcaaactctgtaaatcacaaagagttgatGCAGAGGACTATAGAgggaaaactagaaaacattttctccacaaaataattatatttcattaaaatataatccagtttGACCAAATTTAGGGAGAAACTTGGTGATATGTGACCTGTTGCCGTAAACACACTTTACCTGGAGCATTAtgttacatagagtgagaacagacataCAACATATATCATACATTTAGGggctttgaaaaacaaaattaatgtcAAGGTAGAAGTGCTTCACATAAATAAGAGTCTAGATTTCAAGagctatatacagtatatcaagGGCCTAGAgttaaatgtgtcaaaaaaaactaacaaaaaacaaaacaaaacaaaagagtcCCAGGACACAGCAATAAATGCTAAGGGCACtccaaaaatgtataaaaaatggaTGATGTGCATGTTGTTATACTGCTTATAGAGGTTTTCAAAGGtttgtaacagaaaaaaaatcagtatcaGTTGATCTAATATGGTCCTTGAGCCTTGCTGAaagttgtaaataaaatcattgtGGTTTACAATTACAGTTTACAATTGTTACATACAAATAGGAAAATGCTTATGTTGCAAAGAGAGGTGCAGGGTTGCAAGGAAGACAAAGGCATTATGCTGGCCAGGAGGTGTGCAGAAAACAGGTTGATTTTTATTCAGTCATGAGAGCAAAATGATCatttaacaaagaaaagaatACAAAACTGAAAACGACAGCCATTctcaacacatacagtatatactctGATGGGCCTTCCCTCCAGTTCAAACTGAACAAggttaacaataaaaaaacataatttctttgATTTTCTCGTGCCAACAAATTCATATTAAATtcagaaatatataaacaaaaaaatacagaacatttcaaaataagaaattaaatgtACAACATGCATTATTTACcttaaataattgaattattattttccacatATTCAATCAGCCAATGAAGATAATACCCAGCTACTCCTAGAATCATCATGtatcatgtttttaatatgttttaacaaataaatgtatcacTGATTTAGATGATAATGTTGTCTTTCCTAATGTGTCTTTTATCTAATATGGTAACtacaagttaaataaaaaaaacaaagaaaactgagAAAGAGACTGGCCATCATTCTGAGCAAACAGTGAGGGAGCTGGCACTTCCTCACAGCCTGTTAGGcatcaattttatttttgatcttTTTAAAACGTTTAAGAAATATGTTTCAACATCCTGTATCAATGTgcaatacacacaaaaaagataTTAAATACTAGTGTTCAGTACATCAGCAACAGCAGGGGATTCAAGTTTGATCAAAATTTGTTTTGCCACTCCTGTAAAAGATGATCTAATGGGCTAGACTTGGACAGTTTCAGAAGGCTTCTCGTCTCTGGTCTTTTTTTGCATACTAAAATGGAGGATGCAGAATTAAGCATTAGAGTaattgatcatttattttacatactGTTTAATGTTGCATCCTCACTGATTGATAACCAGTAAGACAAACTTTGGGTATCTTTGGCTTGGTTGTTTTGAAGggttcaaactaaaacaaatccCTTTGAATAGAGACgtcacacatgaatacacacacacacacacacacacacacacacacacacacacacacacacacacacacacacacacacacacactttccgcTTCTCTTTAAAATCACACAATTTGATTGTGgctatataaaatatataataaatatgatatataaaaaaaaatctgacttcagTTTGACAACAGTCTGTAAATCTTGCAAAACACACTTACTGAGAAGCTGGGACCATGCTTCAGCCAAAGAAATTTGGtgctatatactgtctggtcttgggCTTGACTCACTCTCGCCCTGcctttaaaatctgtgtaaaggaaaatctgagatttctttaaaaatacattaaatatgttggaaaacattgctgaaaatggaaaaagactTTGGtcaatatattactgaaatgtggagttagaggtcaAAACCGTTttgcacccctagcagagagatggagatgaaataATCTCGTTCAGactgtttcaaagttagtcatgtaattttctgaactcatctgacacgtttcagtcgcttcaaaattgctgcttgactgctcccacaatTGGGCGTGGTGGCTTCATCACATTCAGCGGAGATGCcaccacagtcctggagctgagaatactgctcatttttacctgactttgacacctaatttcataaagcTGTCggtatttttaatcattcaagtTTAGCTGGGTGGTTAACAACACTTTCTTCCACTCCATGttgttattctgttttctggttTGTATATaaaatccttttgttttctgaatatGCTATTGTGATATGTTTTGtccagtgctttttttttctcctccaggcCACCATACTAGGAGACATCACTGACCTTTCTAATCATGTTCTCCATAAACATGCATTTACTATACATTAAATAAGACCACCTGACATTTCACGTGGGACTGGCAGGATTGCTCAACATCACGTGTCTTCAAAGTCTTAGCGGCAACATGAAAAACCAGCAGAAACCAATTACTGCCCCACACTGATGGTCGGCTTCAGAAGGTGACTCAGGATTGGACATTGTAAAAGAGGAAGTAGAGTCTGGATGcaatttgtctttctgtctgtgtacgAGATCCTCTTCTTCAGAGGTTTGTATTGATTTCTCCTTCCACCGTCTGCTTTACCAATCTCTTCCTGCCCTCACTGACTGCAGCTCAAGATCAACCATCTTTTCACACTACATCTTCCTTTGTcctacatttattttcttctcactTTATACCATCCATCCTTTTGCAGTGAGCTGCGAACAAGTGAGCTGAAGGAAGACCCTGTATTGTGTCAAAGTGGGAAATAAAGGCCTTGTTGGCATAATAAAATTCATACTGCTGGTAAAGCTCAAATAGAAATGAATCATGTCTTGGGATATCCAGATTCCTCCTATTTGATGTTTGTTGCATAATACCAATATTATatggaaaatgtgaaatatttgttaAATAGCCACAATATGGCTACAATAGCCATTTAATCCCACTGGTTACAATggtgactgtaaaaaaaaaaaaagaaaatcatttctaAGGCTATAAAAATGTTACTGAATGATCTATCAATGCATTTCCAGCAGatactgaaataataaaaggatCTCAGTGAAATATGTGCAGTGTcgcatgtttgtgtgtactgtaaattGTCACATGACTAGAGCTGTTTAGAAGAGAAGAGGATGGCAGCAAGAAAACTCCCAAAGAAGAGGTTAGTAAAGTATGTTAACATAAAGATAGGACATAGATTTTTTGGTACAcatcatgtttctgtctctgcaccaCAAACTACTATAATACTAACTGCAGTATGAAAAGCTATGCAACCCTTATAAACCCCCTTATTGTCTTACCAAAAGCTGGACGtgtaaatgaatatgaaaatttGAATGTTGCAGACCATGGCTGAAGATCGAGTGGAAACACTGCTGTAATTATCTGTGTTCTAATCATCCTCCAGTACAAGAAAATGCATGAGACACATTAAAAGACCGTAATTAAACAGGGTCTGTCCATCATTGCACAAGAAAGAAGATGTAACATGATATCTGTCATTTTAGGCAATCTGCAAACCTATAAGATTTGTGGAAGTGTTGACAAGGCttatttcctctctcctcttatTTAATAGCGTGCCAAACAGACATAATGATTTATTCCTCTTTCTGGACAGTGGGCGTGCATACAAATAGGTCAGCAGcccaaccccccctcctctcaaCCTTCCACTTTAACAGAGcaggcagcaacagcagcagagacggCGTGACGTGGTGGGAGAACGTACTGCCACCAAGCCTGGAGCCGCCTTTCAGAACGAACACGCAACTCACTGCTCTACCTCCtgttcatcttcctcctcccccgctGCTTTCACCCCTCTAGTCCTCTTGCAGACAACACAACGGCAGCACAGAGCGGTGTGCAAGGGACTGCTGAATGAGGAGGGTGAGAAGAGGAAAGTGGAACCAAGGAAAAGGCTGAGAAACACATGGGGGGGAGTTAACATGAGAGCATGTAAatcaaagaagaagagtgagaggaaacaaggaTAGACACAAGAAATAGAAGAAAAGCTGGACTAACGGAGAGATGCAAGGCTTATGCATCATCCAAAGATGATCCCCATCTGTCCACTGCTGCTTTGATATACACAATACGACAAGCAAGGACAGTGAAAGGACCCAGGGCTGGAGCTAACTGCCAACTCCCGAGTCTTTGGCCAAAGGAAGCAGCGCAGCACCATAAGCATCAACCCTCTGGGGACAATGCGCCAAGGCAGATGGAGAACCTATGCTTAGACAGGAGAATTTATGCTGTGAAGGCTTAAAATGCAACACCCACATGAAAATCAACACAATGCTACGGTAAAGAAATAATTCATGCTTGCAAATCAGTTCATGAAATGTTATGCACTGAACAGGATGCAAGGGGTGTGCCTTTAAAAGTcttgtttctatttctgttgATGCATGCAAGAGCCAACAGAAGTCTTTTCAGTGCTTCTGCGAGCTCTCACAAACTACTCTTTGTCTTGTTGGGGTCCTTTAAGAGGGTGGTGTgtaattcagtaaaaaaaaaacttgaaagaACACATTCCACTTCAGGGTGCTAGCAGACCAACATTGCATGAAGTGTAAATGAGAAAACTGTGAAAGAAGCCTGAAAAATCTGTCATTTAGTGAATCCAACTGCCAAATGACAGCAGTGAGAATGAACAGTAAAGTTGGTGGCTGTAAAAGCAAAACAAGGAACCGAAAGATTGCAAAACAACCCAGAAAGCTTTTGAGAACTGCAGACTTGTGTAATAATTCTCCACAAAGTGATATTATCTGTTGTCAATTGCTTAAATGTATCCTCTCTGTGTCCTAGGTAATCGCTAGTGATCCAACAATAGAGTGGACATTTCACCTTACTGCTGGTTTCTCAGACCACAACCAAATGTGCATAATTGAGAATGAGATTTCATCATTGGACCTCTAAGGGAATCCATCACACTCTTCACTTTGCTCCAGGGATCACTCCTTGTAAGAAGCTGCTTACACCTTTATGGGTGAATTAGTCCTGAGGTAACCATGCAGTGGAGACGGCGCCATTGCTGTGCCCACACAGCTAAACTTCTCTATCTTCTCTCACTGTTGGGTGTACTGATACTTCTGGTTCAACAGGAGTGGCTGCCCGGGTTCTCGGGTATGCTATGGTGGAGAAGCCATCCCGTAGTGTACGGAGAGGGTGAACTTCATACCACCAACATAAGCAGCCACCATTCAGAGTGGAGGTTTGTCATTGTTCCTCAGCCAACTTTCAAGGCTGATGCTAACATCAGCTCCCATGAGAAGGAAGGTGTCTCTTCTTCTCCAGGAGACCCAAGTTTTGAGAACACTTTGGCAGCCAGTATCGAGGGAGAACTAAGTGGCAATATAACCCATGGGCCTTTCACTTATATCATCAATGAGCCAGACAAATGTCCAGAAAGCAGACCTGTGCCATTCCTGGTGTTGCTGATAGCCACTGAGGCTCGGCAAGTAGAGGCAAGGAATGCCATACGTCAGACATGGGGGAACGAGAGTGTGGCACCAGCTTTAGGATTTATCCGGCTGTTTCTGCTGGGGAAAAATGAGGGTGAGCTGGGACTTTTACAGCAGAAGATGCTAGAAGCAGAGAGCCGGAGATACCATGATATCATTCAGCAGGACTTTATGGATTCCTACAAAAACCTGACCCTTAAGACATTGATGGGAATGAATTGGGTGGCAATTCACTGCCCGCAAGTCAGCTATGTCATGAAGACGGACAGCGACATGTTTGTCAACACAGAGTACCTCATTTACAAGCTGCTCAGGCCAGAAATTAAGCCCAAGAAGAACTATTTCACAGGCAATAACATGAGAGGCTTTGCACCCAACCGaaataaaaatagcaaatgGTACATGCCCCCTGAGCTGTACCCAGGTGACAAGTATCCCACCTTCTGCTCTGGGACTGGCTACGTCTTCTCTGGGGACATGGCGAGTAAAATCTATCGAGCATCACTAAGTATACCCAACTTGCCTCTGGAGGATGTGTATGTGGCGATATGCCTGGCCAAGCTCCAGATCGAGCCCACTCCTCCACCCAACGAGTTCCTATTCAACCACTGGCGGGTGTCTTATTCCAGCTGCACATACAGCCATCTGATAACATCGCATGGTTTTCATCCCAATGAACTTCTTAAATACTGGCATCACCTGCAGAGCAACAAACTCAATGCCTGCATCAACACTCTGAGGACAAGAGCAGGCAGGCACTCAAACAGAACAAGAGAGAAACCCTCTATAGCTGTATAACTGAAAGTGTTGCTGCTAAATTCACCTTGTTAGATacaaataatgatttatttatttaatctcagCACATCCTCTTCTTTACTTGACATCAAGGTATTAATCCACTTGGAGATATGGGAACACTGGGGATATGGGAACTCAATTCTGCATAAATGTTGTTGTGTAAAAATAAGGAAGTGCTCTAAAATGGTTGCCAATTTTGTacaaaagagtttaaaaaaggTTTGAGTCAAACCACTGGAATTTTTAAGTACACAGTTATATTTACAAAAGTTTaagctgtgtttcactgtggtGCAAAAGCTACTTTTTGTAATAATGTAAGACTAactgtatgtattttatatttgcaaGGTGGAAGTGGTACAGTGCcaataaaatatttccaaatGTGCGTCTAATAGTCAATGAGGTCATTTCAAAATAGGCTTTTTACACGTGAAGTGAGCTATTAGAAATTAAGAACAAATGAGAGACCAGTTAATTGTTATGTATCAAATTAcccaaaaaatacatttcagtgagtacaattaacaaaataatacaaatcaaAACTAATGTGGAGGTGTCTAAAACCCAGATTCTTTCTAATGGCTTGCAGGAAGCAGCATCATTGGGTGCAATTAAAAGTCAGATTGCACTGTGCTGTACAGAAAAATGACCCTtcttctcacttgatttattacctcagcaAACAGTTTCCTAATGAGTTTCTGGTCTCTGGTcgctagtttcaagtcttctacTGTACAACATGATGTAGAACTAGACAGGCTGCCATTTTTTCCTGCTTGGTCAAAATCAAGCACAGCCCAACTTGCACCAGCTCAAAGCTCTGTCTAAACATGTTACTTAGGGCTCTGCAAAACCAAGCATGCAACGACCATCACTCCAAACTCAAGGCTTCTAAAcagttgtccacaaaccaataGATGACATCACGGTAGGTTTACACTTGAGTACTACATTACAGACATTTTCATGCCAGGTATTTGAATTGTGCTACAATATGCATGGTGATCTCCCACTACTGGTTGAAACCCGACTGTTTCAGTTGCATTTCCCTGTTGGTTGATCTGGGGGTAGGTGACATATATAGTAGCAACTTTCATCACCAACAAGATGTGGTCAAAGTGAATTCACATGCAATATACacatagaaacagaaaaatatcaTCTGCGAATAAAGCAATTTTGTGCTCCTTATTTTCTATTATCCCCTTTACAGTCCAAATACATATCTGTAAGGGGACAAACTAAATCCTGTGTGTATCTAAGTCCAATGTTTTGTCAAATTCAAGGCCAAAACCATCTGGTCCAGGAGTTTTACCTCCCTTAAGTGTGCCTATGGCTAGTTTTACTACTGTCAAATAATTCCAAGATTTGTCTATGCTGACTTTTATTGGTGTTTTGAGGTATTTTGCCTGTCA contains the following coding sequences:
- the LOC104921268 gene encoding complement factor H isoform X2, whose translation is MKATVMRLTWVLTSEQQHNVTVRVCHSTSLNFGGKCPQQSLTGFVMTCALHSALILIPDKMYLRYLGFVLLVWFAGALHAQSAAQPCHAPRLDNGYFVPEQHMYAHESMLTYACDNKHKPVIENWWAKITCQNGNWSHKPQCIDEKACFAPTIPNANYTKNQDGWYEEGYKIRITCDTGYEPKNNDATAICTNGTWSSVPVCEKSIFACGEPPQFPHAVIIHHYQEVFAVDSEVQYECEDGYTVEGAENKKSILCISGVWTEGPTCSRETEAGTGSTVEGTDRETRPSTRGTSDSGTPSTGGGSSTSSFLNGRDSTPLMTTVNNCGAYPVVPNSVAVKESEYILKYQCNNYYKHDGPETVMCHSDGSWSELPVCKEAFCTLNPGRYVRSYVKLSAVEYIPEGETKQFPCIGYHYHTSIARCTQGRITLSYCCTWDDRIYRGCGDFTAEYLGYN
- the LOC104921268 gene encoding complement factor H isoform X1 — protein: MKATVMRLTWVLTSEQQHNVTVRVCHSTSLNFGGKCPQQSLTGFVMTCALHSALILIPDKMYLRYLGFVLLVWFAGALHAQSAAQPCHAPRLDNGYFVPEQHMYAHESMLTYACDNKHKPVIENWWAKITCQNGNWSHKPQCIDEKACFAPTIPNANYTKNQDGWYEEGYKIRITCDTGYEPKNNDATAICTNGTWSSVPVCEKSIFACGEPPQFPHAVIIHHYQEVFAVDSEVQYECEDGYTVEGAENKKSILCISGVWTEGPTCSRETEAGTGSTVEGTDRETRPSTRGTSDSGTPSTGGGSSTSSFLNGRDSTPLMTTVNNCGAYPVVPNSVAVKESEYILKYQCNNYYKHDGPETVMCHSDGSWSELPVCKEAFCTLNPGRYVRSYVKLSAVEYIPEGETKQFPCIGYHYHTSIARCTQGRITLSYCCTWDDRIYLVDEMNMTREFATGCWTNNKGQV
- the LOC104921268 gene encoding complement factor H-related protein 1 isoform X3 yields the protein MKATVMRLTWVLTSEQQHNVTVRVCHSTSLNFGGKCPQQSLTGFVMTCALHSALILIPDKMYLRYLGFVLLVWFAGALHAQSAAQPCHAPRLDNGYFVPEQHMYAHESMLTYACDNKHKPVIENWWAKITCQNGNWSHKPQCIDEKACFAPTIPNANYTKNQDGWYEEGYKIRITCDTGYEPKNNDATAICTNGTWSSVPVCEKSIFACGEPPQFPHAVIIHHYQEVFAVDSEVQYECEDGYTVEGAENKKSILCISGVWTEGPTCRPSTNSGLNDRKPLFTTIDQCGSPPNVLHGLVVEESLRSLTYKCNSYYKLIGPDTVVCYSDGTWSEVPTCAVWFCSVNTDEDPKLIPKGVTYIKYGETVELECKDEHRFKSFSVARCTDGRLTVSRCCNRFQIRTNMC
- the LOC104921304 gene encoding beta-1,3-galactosyltransferase 2, with translation MQWRRRHCCAHTAKLLYLLSLLGVLILLVQQEWLPGFSGMLWWRSHPVVYGEGELHTTNISSHHSEWRFVIVPQPTFKADANISSHEKEGVSSSPGDPSFENTLAASIEGELSGNITHGPFTYIINEPDKCPESRPVPFLVLLIATEARQVEARNAIRQTWGNESVAPALGFIRLFLLGKNEGELGLLQQKMLEAESRRYHDIIQQDFMDSYKNLTLKTLMGMNWVAIHCPQVSYVMKTDSDMFVNTEYLIYKLLRPEIKPKKNYFTGNNMRGFAPNRNKNSKWYMPPELYPGDKYPTFCSGTGYVFSGDMASKIYRASLSIPNLPLEDVYVAICLAKLQIEPTPPPNEFLFNHWRVSYSSCTYSHLITSHGFHPNELLKYWHHLQSNKLNACINTLRTRAGRHSNRTREKPSIAV